AACGTGCCGGCACTCTGTCTAGCTCTATCAAGCTGCGATGGTGCCGCCAAGTGTCTTCGGCACTCGCTCATCTTCACGAAATGGGGACATTTTATTCAGACCTGCGACCTGACAATGTGTTGCTGGACTGCGAAGAGAATGCGGTACTCTGCGATTTTGAGCAGCGAGGTAACTGGTATGAATGGTGTGCTCCTGAGGTTCTGTACCGACAATATGCCGAAAACATCCGAGCGCGTCTCCCTGATCGTGTGATCAACTCTCCCTACGACCGCCTTCTTAAGGGATACGCACAGATACACTCGCTGTCTACCTCGGCATGCTATACCTCTGCGGAGAACCCAGTCGAGACGCGAAATCGCGCTTGGTTCGCTTTACCACCGATTGCACGAGAAAAGGCTTCTGTGTACACTCTTGGGCTCTTCATTTACTCTGTTTTCGAGGGCTTGAGCAACGTTCGCCGTAACGTGGCAAACCAGTTTCCCATCGAACCGGAAGTAGAGTTCCCAACTTTCCAGCAAACTCCACAAGTAATTATGAAAATTATCCAGGATTGCACAGTTGACACACCAGACTGGCAATCAGCGCGTATGCAATCCGAACAGTCACGAATTGTACGGGTGAACGGCCTGATATATCCAGAGACTCAGACTGACCTTGAGCGTGATACACGCGCAACATTTGAGACTGTCATGGACGCCTTGCTCAGATTCTGGAGCGTGGAGCTGGCGCGAGCCGAAAAGTTTCTTGATAGCCCGGAATGGGAAACAGGTGATTTTGGGGCAAATAGACCTTCGCTACGAGAGGTCGTAAATGCTCTTGAGCAAATCGGAATGCCTAAACGAATGAACCAAGAATAACTAGGAGTATCATCCCACCGAGAGATGGGAATTCGAGATATCAGAACATTGAAAATATTTTGGAGTTCTATTAGCGGTGTATCATTTGCTGCCTGTGTTTTTTGCTGACAGCCGATGCCGAGATTAAGTTATCTCATCTTTTCTCGCCATTTTCTGATCTGTAATCGTTCAACGCTTCGACCACAATTTGAGCCAGCGACAGCAATCTTTCCTCGTCTAATCTGCGCCCTATTAGCTGTACAGCTGCGGGGGCACCATGGTATTTCTCTGGATCATCTGTTGTATATCAGCCACGCTTTCCTGGGCGCAGGAAATGGGCTCCTACAATAATTCATGTTCATTCTGTCCTCTTCGTTGAGGCCGCTAAAATTCAAGCTGACAATGTCTAATTTCTTGTCCGCCAGCGTTACTGGGATGACAACTGATGCGTAATCCAGTACGTTGACAGAGCTGGTGTATGCTTCAGGCCAGTCAGCCGCCGATGGTTCCACCCGCTCCAAAGATGGGACTTACTTGAGGGATAGAATTTCCCGGGAAGAACACCTGCATACGGCGTCACGGGGGACAGGAGAGCTTCAACGGGACGATCTCGATATGTCTTCAGTGACTATCCTTGTTACTGCGAAGGAAGCGCTTACCGCCAGTTCTTTCCGCACTTGACTCCCAGTAGTCCAGGTATCGTTTTCGGTAATCTTTCATATGCTTCACTACCTCTTCGTATTCAAGAAGAGGTATCGGGACTTTGGGTTTGCCGTTGGGAAATAGATTTGTGATCTCGGGAGCAAAGGGCTCACCCGAGAGGTGGATGGCATCATAAACATCATGACAGCCATCTCCTCGGGCTATTGAACACTAGCACATTTGTTACGATAGTCGTACTAGTCGTGCCATCCCGAGTGTTATGCTTACATGGATATCGAGGGTTTCTCTGCTATGAGGCCAATCCCAGTCAATCAACTGCAATGGTTAGCCGACATCACACACCCGCAAGCACCACAAACCTGGTGTCCTCTATGTTGCAAAGCCTCTTTCACCATCTCCATAGCACGCGAAATTGGTGGGTGGGGGGTTAGCACACCGTCATTTGCCAAGAACCCGAAAGCTGGCTTATACTGCTGTTCATCCGGCGCATTATACTCTTTCTCAGGTCGCCAAGGGATTGGAAGGGTGTAGGGGTCATAGAGCCATGGCTccagaagaagcagagattGAAGTATCAACCTGAGCGATTCTACCGAACGACCCATAATACCAACAACAGTCGGCATGGTTTCTTGTCCTTTACCCTTGTCAGGAAACGTTAGCACAGCTATCCGTCCAAGAGGAGCAGTCTCACCGCACCGTATTTGCTGCATCCTTGAAGGATATACGACCTGCTGACGGCTTTATACTGAAGACACCCTGAAATGAAGCCGGCATTGACACGGAGCCACCAATGTCAGTCCCAATTCCAAATGCGCTTCCTCTCAATGCTTGCATGGCGCCCTCGCCTATGAAGTGTCAGTTAAGCGAATGCGATACAGAATGTGGATAAAACAAAGGAAGTAATTTCTTCCAGACCTCCCGATGAGCCACCTGTTGAGAGGTTTTGGTTGCAGGGGTTGAAGGCATATCCGAGtatgttgttgtttgtttcaGGCGCCTTTGCAGGTCAGCTAaactggagttggatgagCTTTCCCTCAGCATACCCAAAGACTCTGCATGAGCGTGGTCTATTACGCCGGACTTCTTTCAGTTGTTGTTTGTTAGGTAAGTGGCGAAGCCATGTGTGACTTACCTTTCCAATAGGAACTGCCCCGAGGATGTGGAATTCTCGGACCAATTCACTCTCAGCGTTTCTGCTCTTCCCCGTACCCATTTCCCCCTCAAAAGTACCAATCCATCCAATGAAACCCATTGAAGTATCGAGACCTTTGATGTGAAATTGGTCTTTCAAAGTGAGAGGGATGCCATGCAGCGGGCCAACAAGCCTCTTATGTTCTTTGAAGTAGTCGTCGAGCTCCCGAGCTCGCTCAATGGCCTCATCGAATCTAATTTCGAGCAGAATATTGCTCTAGAAGAAAACTATTAGAGAGATTCTAATCGCCAGTGGATGGGGCCAAACTCACTAACTGATGAGCATAGGCAGCCCTCTTGCAAAACGCCGTGACCACTTCAACCGCTGAGAGTGTTCCGCTTTCCATCCTAGCTACAAGCTCAGGAACGTCCATGTCAGTGACGTATCGGGATTTGGTGTCAAGCAAACCCTCCATGTAATCACCAACGATGGTGCGACGAGATCTTCCGTCTTCCAGCACTTGAGGCTCTAGAAGCCATTCCGGCCGAATTTTCGCCATATTGGCCTCGCGCTTCTGGCTCGCAATCTCCTGCCACTGAACCCGGCGGCGGGAAAATATATGGGAGATCTTCCACATTTCATGTATCTCGCGCAACAGTGTCAAGGCTGACGCGAAGAGGACAACTGTGAGGATAAGAATACGGGATTTCGCTGCCATTGTGGGTGATCTTTATATCGCTCAAAGTCCTATTATGGAGACAGGCCTTTCAAAGCCTTCGCCGCCTCTTTCAAAGGACGCATCCCACGATAGCCAGGAAACGCTGAAATGTCCCGGTCCACAGGACCACAGTGATTGAGCGGCGAATCAAGCTCTCGGGCCTCAGACTCTGAGCACGCGAACTTTTCTCCAGAAGTTTGAGAAACGCCTGTATAGCTACTTTATACCGGAGAATTTTTGGACCAATGACCTGCGTCTCTTAACTTCGACCGATGAACAATGGCTTTTCTATGAACACGGCAACCAATCAGCGGTCAGTCTTACGATATCCCGCACGAGCACTCGAAGTACAGCCGCACCAGACGATCGCGATAAACAGCCATCTCCCGGGCACCGCTGAATGCTGGGCGGGCGTGGAACCACTCCACGTCTGCCGTATTGTCTCATTCTTCAGCTGTTAAAGACTCGGTGGGTGAGTTGCGGTGtaggttttttttttttttttggcctCCTCTCGATCTCAACCCAGAAAGCAGCGTTGGAGGATTCGAGGGCGTCGAGAGGCGCTTGATCAGCGTAGCAGGTCTTGGAGATGTAGACGGATGCAAGGATAGACATCCGGTTCAAAAATGCACTAATCACAACTGCACCGTACTTTCTACCTATGGACCAACGGTTTCGCTTCGGAGCCATCGTGGTTCGGTTTCAAACAACTCATGGATTGTACTTGCCAGAAAAGTCTTGCGCCCTTTTAACACCGACTGATAAGCACTTTATTGGCAGGGTATCTTGCTATAATATCAGCAAAAATGTTCATTTTGAAGTCTagcaaacaacaaacaaTCTGATTAGTGACCACATCGCAAAAAGTAGGCCCAGACTGTGCGTCTCTGGGACAAGAAACGGTGTGATGCCGGTTCATGCATGCTTACAGCATCCACAATACTTGACGGGAGCCCTATTGTCGACCCTATAGGCTCCATGTAGGTAAGGGCCcgacaaaagaaaaaaggaactAAATAAGGCCCTAATGCCGAGATCCACGGCCTACATTCTCGCCCTCTAGGCAAATATCTCAAAAACAAGGCGCCGCAATAGCCGGTGTCTCCGAACAACACAAAATGGGCGTTATGAATCCCTCGCTggagcaataataataataattaataataataatgcgAGCCAGGGAGTTGATCAAGCAAACGAATCCTTCAACTCCTAAATTCCAAACGCCGAGACCGCGCAGAAAATACGCCGTGCAGGCAAACTTACCCACTTCCTTGCTGAAGATTCAAGAATAGAATGGAGCTGAACACCGAAAACTCCATGCCCCTCTCTCCCCGATCCCAAATCACCGCTCCCCACCAGTAGCCTGGATAGCCCTTTCAACCTCGCCCCGAACCTCCGGCATTGCACTTCGCATCTCCCGCGCAAGAACATCCCTAAAGCTCGTAAAGGcctccttctttcccttgaGATCCTGGTTCCCGCGCTGCACAAGCTCGACGAATTCTCGCGTGTAGATGTCCGGATTCCGAGAGGCGTCCACGTAGTCAATTATTTCAGGCGGGAGCGCAATCGAATGTAATGGTGGGTCCCTGCTGTCATTGGAACCGGGTGTTGCATTTGCGTTTGGGTCATCGCGGGTATGTACGGAGAGAGTGGAGAGCGAGGTTGTTAAGTTTTTTCTGCATAATTCGGCATCCACCATCAGTCTAGATCCACAAAGATTTCGAGGCCATTAAAATGGATAGGGAATGAATATATACATCTTCCTCACAAGCTCTTGCTGCGTCTCGGGGCCTAGATACCCATGGACAGCGGACTGGATTTCAAACAGGTGTTGGATAATATCCTTGATTTCGTCTGTTTTCGTGTGTGCCCCACGTTAGAAGACGCCTTTAACAGAAGTTACACAGGGAGGCAACCAACTATCAACCGAGCTTAGTGTTATGGGCGCCATGGCCTCTGCTTGATGAAGGGGTGAAGTTGGGGGATGATCTGAATGTGAGGAGAGAACGGACGGGAAGCTGAGGTCTGGACTCGGAGCGATAAGGTTGTATCTATCGTTATCTTGAGTCTAACCCATTTTGGTAATTGACTTTAAACTCCGGCTCCGGCCTCGGCCTAACAACGGACCTCATGCTAAGTTGAGCTGGCTGCTGAACGGGCCCGGTCATTATAATTAAACTACGTAGGGGAATATTAATTGAATTGATCGAAAATTGTCAGTTGGATATGCGAATATATATAGGTGAGCTATAAGGTACATGTACACCGCAACATTAGAGCCAGTCCACCAGACCAACACAGTAGATATGGTCGATACCCTGCAACACATATGCAAACCCGCTTTGAGTACCAAGAGTCCAAATGACAGGAAGAAAACAATACATGGCTAATCTAAACAAGAATGAGGAAATAACTGACAGCTCGGCTATTTTACACCTCTTTGGTCCGCACCGCCGGGAACTTGGGTATCTCGATCTCTGTCTCAACCATCTCCAGTCCGGAGAGACTGGGATACCTCTTGCTGAAGTTCGCCTCCCAATCTTCGCCCGGACTCGTGGGGGTTCCTTGTGTCGGCTGGCCTTGAAGACGGTCAAAGCTGCTCGATCCAGATGGGTCCGTGCCAGTCGTCCCAGCGCGGAGGctctttggctttggaggcgCCGTCGGGCGTGGCCCCGTGCGCTGTGCGGCCGCAATATACCCCGTGGTTGATGTCTCCTGCTTCGGTGCTGCGGGTGGATTTCCTGCACCCCGCGTGCTCGGTCGTGACTGTACTTCCGGCTGCTTTGCCTGCAAAGCATCATCGGTTGTTTCTGTGAACCTCCCATACCCAGTAGCAGTCttgggtggtggaggaggcttGCTGGCTTCACCAAATAGAGTTTGTACCCTGTTCATGATTGCAGGAGCTCGAGTCGAATCGCCTGTGGGTCTCCgacctccctctccctgtTCGGCAACCCGGCGACGATATTCAGCGGCAGCACTTGCCACAcgcttctcttcttgcgATAGACGTCGACGTTCAAGCTCACGGCGCATCTCGGGTGAgatgccatcatcatcatcattatcatcatcagcTCCACCCGAATACCCAATTGGTTCCACAGTTGTTTCAGGGCCTGACGCTGGAGATAATAACGGTCTAGGTAAGTCTTCTTGGGCGGGAGACTGAGCCCTGCCTTCTTGGCCGCCCTCAAAACGGCGGACAGCATCGCCAAATCGACCACCAAACAGCGTCTTTGTGCCAGAGAAAGACAACGTCGAGAGACTGGAGCGCTTATTATGTTTTGAGCTCCCACTGTAACGCTTCTCGCGTTTCCGATTCGATTCGCCCTCCTTCGCTCGTAAATAATCCACGTCCGATGATATGTTAGCGCGGTCGTACTCAACTTCGGTCTTCGCGTGCTGCAACGGAGATCCACCATCGTAAGGTGATCTGGGTAACTCAAGTGATGAGCGGGCACTTTCCGCGCTCCGCGGTGGAAGCTCAAGTTTGGTGCCTGCGTGGATTGATAATGGACGAGATCGACTGTTGGCCGATCTTGAACGATGTATAGAGTCATCAACCTCCGGATGTGGCGGCCGAAGAGCTTCCATCGAAGGTCGCGACGATGCTGACAAATTTGATAGCCTGTCCGATGAGATCCTCGGGTCTGTCTCCAACTTTGAGGAGGGGATAGGCGATATTCCAGGCCTGGACATCCTCTTTTCATTGTCAGCAGTCTTCGGCTGTTGATCGGAAGACGGGAACCTGTGGATTGGCCGACTAGGTGGTTTCAACCCTGACAACCCGGGGCTTTCAGGTGGCGAAGTCATCGTACCAGTAGATATCATTGCAGGTCTCTGGGGTGCCGGTTGATAAAGCGGTGTCTGTCGCGGTGGCTCATCGCGATACTGGTTGTATTCCACCGGTGACGTCTTCGTTGATCGTGATTGTTGCCGCCTACTGACAGGTTCCGCGGCCGTTTCTTGAGGTAGCGGCGAGTGCTTAGCGAACGCGTCGTCGGCCAGGGCATTAGTTAGCTTCTGGGCAAGAGCGTCATCTTCCTTCTGGTCCGCAACCGTTGGCTCAAACTCGAATTTGCCTCTCTTCTCATGCAGAATATTGAATTGGTCAAGTGATGGGAATCTATCCGAGAACTCGTCGGCGGCCTTCCTACcatccagcgcagcaaaCGGGTCTGTAGGTGCTCCACGAAAAGGCGACGGGCTTGGGCGTGCGGAGTTTTGCTCCGAAGTTTCCGGTCTGGTTGGTCGCCCGCGACGCATTGGAGCAATCTCCGGAATAGTGACATGAGTCTCTTGGACTGGTGCAGAAAACACGGCCCCGAGTTGCGGTGTTTCTGTTGGGGACGGGGGAAGCTCTTGATATCGGCGCGCTTCCGATGTCGACCGGTTGGCATAAATCTAGCACTGT
This sequence is a window from Aspergillus puulaauensis MK2 DNA, chromosome 6, nearly complete sequence. Protein-coding genes within it:
- a CDS encoding uncharacterized protein (COG:I,J,T;~EggNog:ENOG410Q6Y2;~InterPro:IPR023631,IPR036928;~SECRETED:SignalP(1-22)), whose protein sequence is MAAKSRILILTVVLFASALTLLREIHEMWKISHIFSRRRVQWQEIASQKREANMAKIRPEWLLEPQVLEDGRSRRTIVGDYMEGLLDTKSRYVTDMDVPELVARMESGTLSAVEVVTAFCKRAAYAHQLSNILLEIRFDEAIERARELDDYFKEHKRLVGPLHGIPLTLKDQFHIKGLDTSMGFIGWIGTFEGEMGTGKSRNAESELVREFHILGAVPIGKVSHTWLRHLPNKQQLKEVRRNRPRSCRVFGYAEGKLIQLQFS
- a CDS encoding uncharacterized protein (COG:I,J,T;~EggNog:ENOG410Q6Y2;~InterPro:IPR023631,IPR036928), producing MKDYRKRYLDYWESSAERTGDRPVEALLSPVTPYAGVLPGKFYPSTYTSSVNVLDYASVVIPVTLADKKLDIVSLNFSGLNEEDRMNMNYYDPEKYHGAPAAVQLIGRRLDEERLLSLAQIVVEALNDYRSENGEKR
- a CDS encoding putative serine/threonine protein kinase (COG:T;~EggNog:ENOG410PHC9;~InterPro:IPR000719,IPR011009,IPR008271;~PFAM:PF07714,PF00069;~go_function: GO:0004672 - protein kinase activity [Evidence IEA];~go_function: GO:0005524 - ATP binding [Evidence IEA];~go_process: GO:0006468 - protein phosphorylation [Evidence IEA]) translates to MASYHSQSHQSHAAQHRPVPSYNPVAAMTAPAGTFLPNTKVQVGSHRVVIEKYLSEGGFAHVYVVRLSQPVDGTDKAVLKRVAVPDKSALANMRTEVETMKKLKGHRHIVKYIDSHASQLKAGGYEVFLLMEYCAGGGLIDFMNTRLQNRLTEPEVIKIFSDVAEGVACMHYLKPPLLHRDLKVENVLISRHGSTALYKVCDFGSSAPPRPAATSAAEGHLIEDDVQRHTTLQYRSPEMIDVYRKQPIDEKSDIWALGVLLYKLCYYTTPFEEVGQMAILNASYKFPSYPKFSSRLKMFISSMLQESAQKRPNIYQVLREACQMQGREVPIKDIYANRSTSEARRYQELPPSPTETPQLGAVFSAPVQETHVTIPEIAPMRRGRPTRPETSEQNSARPSPSPFRGAPTDPFAALDGRKAADEFSDRFPSLDQFNILHEKRGKFEFEPTVADQKEDDALAQKLTNALADDAFAKHSPLPQETAAEPVSRRQQSRSTKTSPVEYNQYRDEPPRQTPLYQPAPQRPAMISTGTMTSPPESPGLSGLKPPSRPIHRFPSSDQQPKTADNEKRMSRPGISPIPSSKLETDPRISSDRLSNLSASSRPSMEALRPPHPEVDDSIHRSRSANSRSRPLSIHAGTKLELPPRSAESARSSLELPRSPYDGGSPLQHAKTEVEYDRANISSDVDYLRAKEGESNRKREKRYSGSSKHNKRSSLSTLSFSGTKTLFGGRFGDAVRRFEGGQEGRAQSPAQEDLPRPLLSPASGPETTVEPIGYSGGADDDNDDDDGISPEMRRELERRRLSQEEKRVASAAAEYRRRVAEQGEGGRRPTGDSTRAPAIMNRVQTLFGEASKPPPPPKTATGYGRFTETTDDALQAKQPEVQSRPSTRGAGNPPAAPKQETSTTGYIAAAQRTGPRPTAPPKPKSLRAGTTGTDPSGSSSFDRLQGQPTQGTPTSPGEDWEANFSKRYPSLSGLEMVETEIEIPKFPAVRTKEV
- the nut2 gene encoding mediator complex subunit NUT2 (BUSCO:EOG09264V30;~COG:K;~EggNog:ENOG410PNX9;~InterPro:IPR019145;~PFAM:PF09748;~go_component: GO:0016592 - mediator complex [Evidence IEA];~go_function: GO:0003712 - transcription coregulator activity [Evidence IEA];~go_process: GO:0006357 - regulation of transcription by RNA polymerase II [Evidence IEA]) yields the protein MAPITLSSVDNEIKDIIQHLFEIQSAVHGYLGPETQQELVRKIKNLTTSLSTLSVHTRDDPNANATPGSNDSRDPPLHSIALPPEIIDYVDASRNPDIYTREFVELVQRGNQDLKGKKEAFTSFRDVLAREMRSAMPEVRGEVERAIQATGGER
- a CDS encoding uncharacterized protein (COG:I,J,T;~EggNog:ENOG410Q6Y2;~InterPro:IPR023631,IPR036928), which gives rise to MQQIRCGETAPLGRIAVLTFPDKGKGQETMPTVVGIMGRSVESLRLILQSLLLLEPWLYDPYTLPIPWRPEKEYNAPDEQQYKPAFGFLANDGVLTPHPPISRAMEMVKEALQHRGHQVCGACGCVMSANHCS